One Flavobacterium cerinum genomic window, ATTATACCAGATCACGCCGGTTTCATTTACCTGAATGGAAGCTACTGTCGGATTTGTTGACTGACAGAAATCCTGAGTCGTATCATTTGTAGTTGGTGTCGGTGCATCGTTAACTTGTACCGCAACCGCTAAACGTACTGAACTTTCACAACCTGATATCGGATCCACTAAAACGCCGTAATACGTTCCGGTTACCAAAGGTGTTGTTGAAGTAACAACTGTTCCTCCGGTTGGTGCATTGTACCAGATCACTCCGGTTTCATTTACCTGAATCGAAGCTACTGTCGGATTTGTTGACTGACAGAAATCCTGAGTCGTATCATTCGTAGTTGGCGTTGGTGCATCATTAATCTGAACAGCAACCGCTAAACGTACTGAACTTTCACAACCTGATGTCGCATCCACTAAAACACCGTAATACGTTCCGGTTACTAACGGTGTTGTTGAAGTAACAACTGTTCCGCCGGTTGGCGCATTATACCAGATCACGCCGGTTTCATTTACCTGAATGGAAGCTACTGTCGGATTTGTTGACTGACAGAAATCCTGAGTTGTATCATTTGTAGTTGGTGTCGGTGCGTCATTAACCTGTACCGCTACCGCTAAACGAACCGAACTTTCACAACCGGATGTCGCATCCACTAAAACACCGTAATACGTTCCGGTTACTAATGGTGTCGTTGAAGCAACAACAGTTCCACCGGTTGGCGCATTATACCAGATCACGCCGGTTTCATTTACCTGAATGGAAGCTACTGTCGGATTTGTTGACTGACAGAAATCCTGAGTTGTATCATTTGTAGTTGGTGTCGGTGCGTCATTAACCTGTACCGCTACCGCTAAACGAACCGAACTTTCACAACCGGATGTCGCATCCACTAAAACACCGTAATACGTTCCGGTTACTAATGGTGTCGTTGAAGTAACAACGGTTCCGCCGGTTGGCGCATTATACCAGATCACTCCGGTTTCATTTACCTGAATAGACGCTACAGTCGGATTTGTGGACTGACAGAAATCCTGAGTCGTATCATTTGTTGTTGGCGTCGGTGCATCATTAATCTGTACCGCAACCGCTAAACGTACTGAGCTTTCACAACCGGATGTCGCATCCACTAAAACACCGTAATACGTTCCGGTTACTAATGGTGTAGTTGAAGCAACTACAGTTCCACCGGTTGGTGCATTGTACCAGATCACTCCGGTTTCATTTACCTGAATAGACGCTACAGTCGGATTTGTTGACTGACAGAAGTCCTGAGTCGTATCATTTGTAGTTGGTGTCGGTGCGTCATTAACCTGTACCGCAACCGCTAAACGTACTGAGCTTTCACAACCGGATGTCGCATCCACTAAAACACCGTAATACGTTCCGGTTACTAATGGTGTAGTTGAAGCAACTACAGTTCCACCGGTTGGTGCATTGTACCAGATCACTCCGGTTTCATTTACCTGAATAGACGCTACAGTCGGATTTGTGGACTGACAGAAATCCTGAGTCGTATCATTTGTTGTTGGCGTCGGTGCATCATTAATCTGTACCGCAACCGCTAAACGTACTGAACTTTCACAACCGGAAGTCGCATCCACTAAAACGCCGTAATACGTTCCGGTTACTAATGGTGTAGTTCCTGTTACAACAGTTCCTCCGGTTGGCGCATTGTACCAGATCACTCCGGTTTCATTTACCTGAATAGACGCTACTGTCGGATTTGTTGACTGACAGAAATCCTGAGTCGTATCATTTGTTGTTGGCGTTGGTGCATCGTTAACCTGTACCGCAACCGCTAAACGTACTGAACTTTCACAACCTGAAACGGCATCAACCAAAACTCCGTAATACGTTCCGGTTACTAATGGTGTAGTTCCTGTTACAACAGTTCCGCCGGTTGGTGCATTATACCAGATCACTCCGGTTTCATTTACCTGAATCGAAGCTACAGTCGGATTATTTACCACACAGAAGTCCTGAGTTGTATCATTCGTTGTTGGCGTTGGTGCATCGCTCATTCTTACAACAACATCCTGTAACGTTCCCGGAAGATTTTGACAAGTTGTTTCGCTTGTAACCGCTACATAATAAGTATACGGACTATTTGTTGTCGTTAAGCCGCTAATCGTTAATGTTCCGTTTGCAGCAATACTGTACGTTACCCCGCTTACTGTTCCGTTTGTAATCGGTTGGGTGACATCATTTGTAAAATACCAGGTAAATACCGGATTTGTTAACGTTGTTGTAGGTTGAATCGTTACCGGAGCCGGATTAACCAAACAAGCCTGCACATCGCTTACTGTAATATCGGTTGCTATAGATGAAGGCAATATTGTAAAAGTAACCGATCTTCTTTCAGCCGGTAAAGTGGCACAAAACTGATCGGAACTAACACCTACATAATACGTATAGGTTCCCGGTGCTAACCCTGTCAACGCTAATGTAGCTGTTGATTGTCCGCTTATTACAGTCTGATTGGTTCCGTCAAAACTATACCAGTAATAAACCGGGTTTGTTACAGCCGGTGTACTGTTTAATTGTGCCGTTAATGAAACTGCTCCTGTCGGACTACAAATTGTAGTATTCGTTGCAGAATTAATTAAGATCCCGGTAACGGATGTTTGCGGTGAAGTCGGACGAACCGTTATCGTAATTGGTGTTCTGTCTAAAACTTCACATCCGCTTCTCACCGGTTGCAGGTAATACACATGGGTCCCCACAGCTAAACTATACGGAATCGTATAGGAAGTTCCGCTGGTTATCAGATTACCTCCGGTTTCTGCATCATACCAGTTAAAAGTTGTACAGTCAATCGGGGCAATACTGACCACATCGCCGTAACACACTTCAATAATACGATCACCACCGCTACCGACAACATCAACGGCAGCTTCTCTGGTTACCGAGTGAACTTGTAAACCATTTAATACACTGGCTACACCACCAAATCGGATACGAACGCGATCAAAAACCGGTGATTGTGCATTGGAAATCAGCAATGCTTCCGTTCCTCCGTTTAACAATTGTAATGTCAGTAAGCTTCCGTTACCATCCAAAAGCGGCCCTACAGGGTTATTCCCCATATAACGCTGAATGCTAAAACCAGCTATAAGTCCCAGATTTAATATCGTGCTCGGTCTGGAAATACGCACTTTAACAACATCGTTTTCCTGAGACGGTGATCTGAATTTTACCGTTAACTCCGAAGCAGCAAGAACACCAACACCAGTAGTCATTGTTGCAAATGTTGCATGATTATTATCAACTGCATTCCAGGCATTGGTAACTCCAACCGTACTGGTTAAAGCACCGATTCCTAAGTCAATATTACCATAGAATACATCTTCCACATCGCCCGGCTGACAAACTACCGGATCAGCAACTTTATGATAATACGCTTCATAAATTCGGGCACTTTGCGCAACACTTAATACAGATCCGATTACAATACGAATACCGTCATACGCTTTTGGTCCTGTATTATTAGAAGGCACAAATGTATATTCGAAATTATTTTCTCCCGGTAAAAGGTTTAGTAAAGTTCCCGATAATTGCTGTAAAGTTCCAATATCAATCGGGTTACCCAATCCGTCTCTTTTCGTTCCTATAATGGATACCGCTCCTAATAACGCTAAACCACTATATTCCGAACCTACTTTAACCGTTACCGGAGTTCCTGACGGAATTGTTGTATTCCATTGTATATTTTGCCAGGTTGTTCCTATTCCTAATAGTCCCAATCCGGTTGTAATGGTCGAAAAAGTCTGTGGATTACGATCAATCGCTAATGTTCCGTTCATAACACCTCCGGTAATAATCGAACCGGAAGTCTGTGTATCGGCATAAACACGATCTAAAAATACCGGACAATTCGCCGGATCCACAACGTTTACTGTAACAGAAAGGCTAACCGAACATAATCCGTTATTTGCAACAGCAGTAAAGGTATAATAACCGGCTGTAGTAAACGGACCGGCTACATTAGATGCTAAAGCAGTACCGCTCTGATTATACCAGGTTACTGTTCCATTTGAAGTCGATTGTAACGTAACCGAATCTCCCAGGTTAACCGTATATGTTGCTGGTGTTACTTGTAGTGTCGGTAACGGATTTACAGTTACCACTACAGGCAAACGATCTGATATACAAGCATCAGCCGGATTAAACGCTTCAATATAATAGGTTCCGCTTGTTGTAATATTTGCAGCTGCGGTAGCCGTAATCGGGTTGTTACTACTATCATAGAATGTATAGGTTGTTGCACCCGAAGTATCAAAATTAGTAATCGCATCTCTCAGGTTCACAAAACCACAACCCGAGATTATAGCCGATACCGTTAAAGGTGTCTTTACACCCAAACCAACCTGTACAGCAGCTAATGTATTTACTGCATTCTCACAGGCACCATTCACTTCTACAGCGATATAATAATTCCGCGGTGTATTGCTAGCATTTAATCCGCTAATGGCTAGTGTTCCGAGAATATTATTTTTAACATAGGTAAGTCCCGGATGTCCTGAAAAACCATTCGTAATTTCCTCCGTTTTGTTCTGATCCGTATAATATTTAAAAACGCCACCTGTTAAACTCGTGGTCGGTTCTAAAAGAGCCACTCCCGCACAGGATGCATTTACATTCGCACTAATCGTAATATCCGACGCAATCGGAAGTGCGTTTACAGTTATCGTAACCGGAACTCTTTCTGACAATCTCGCACAACCGATTTGACGGCTAGCCACATAATAAGTAGTCGTAGCGGTTACCGTTGGTGAATACGTTTGATTGTATGCTGTTACTGCTACAGAAGCTCCTGTCAGACTATTAAACCAAACCAATTCATTTGTAGATGCTGTTGTCGCAGATAAAGCAACCGATTGACTACCACAGACAGCCATATTAGCCGTTACTGCTGTAGGTTTAGCCGGTGATCGATAGACATCAAATATTTTAACCGTTTTGGTTACATTGAGTTGTACCAAAGACGAAATTGTTACCCGAACCCGGTCAAAAGCTTGTCCCGGACTAAATGCAACATCTGTTTTTGCACCGGAACTGAGTAACCCGAGGAGATCGAGATTAACTAAAGATCCTAATCCCGACGAATAGACGACACTTGTTCCTGATAAAGCTTCTATCTTAATTCCATCCGAAACACCCAGATTAAGCAAAGACGGATCGTCAAGTTGCAATACCAGATGAAACTGGTCGGTTGCTCCTGATGGTGTTTGAAAATACATGGTTTGACTAATGGTTCCAGCCACCGTCAATACACCCTGACTCACCTGAGAAAAAGTAGTATCACTATTATCTATTGCAAGATTCGGGTTACTTACTCCTGCTCCTCCTACTCCTAAAATATCAACTGTTCCTCCGGTACCGTCAAATGAAGTAGCAAAAGCCGGATTACAAATATCAGATCCTGAAAAATGGAACGCACTATAAACACGTAACGTATTAATGGTTCCCAGAAGCAACGTATTCGTGTAATCCTCAATTTCAATACTATTATAAGCGACACTTGGTGTAATTGCGATATAATAAAATCCGTTAGCACCATATACAAGACGTGCATTTTCATTTGCAAAACCATTGATAGATGAGGCAGTAAATACCGGTGTTGCATTTCCGGTTTCTTTAGCCCGAACCTCAAAATAGTGGTTTCCAAGCGCAATAGTTCCGGTCAGATTCGCCAATGCTCCTCCCAAACCACCTCCTAAGAGTGTATTTAAAAGCGTTGCATCCGTTTGAATCCGCACATAAGTTGTAGTTCCTGCCGGTACAGTAGACGGGAATCCCAATTCTATCCTACCGGTATACGAACCTAAGTTAATCGCAATACCTCCGTAGGATTCCAGTGTGGCATAATCGGTTGTACTAACCGAGACAGCATTACCCGGCGCAGCTACATGGCTGTTGTTCCCGAGCAGTTGATTCGCATATATATAACTCACCTGGGCATGGGAGTTAGTATGAACGAAAAAGAAAAATGCCAAAAAGAGCAGATAGAGCCTTTTAAAACATTTTTTCAGGGTAAAATTCCAATTCATAAGCAATAGTTTTAAATTAGGTTAATTCTACAGTATATACATAAGTAGCCTGACAGCTTATAAAGCTGCCGGAAAGCCTTTAATCTTACATTTATGCTGTTTTATCTAAGTGTTAAATCGAAACTTATTCAAACAAAATGGCGATTACTATAATTTTGGGATTTTTGCTGTACCGGATCAACAGATCATTCTCAAAAGACCTCTTTTACCTCTAAAAAGATTCGATACAAATGATATTCTTTACTTCAATAAATATTATTTTTTAACACTATTTAAATCAAATTCTAAAAAGCATAAAAACATATTATGTGAACTTTTATTTTTACTTCCATAAAAGTATTACACATTTTGAGAATACACAAGAAAAAATTAAATTTAAATACATAATGTTAAAAAAAGTCTTACATATTTCGGTAATTACCTGTAATATAATACAGTATAATTTTACAAATCTTAAAAATAACCTACAAAAAATAAGTAAAATTACGATATCAACATATTCACAAAATGTGAACTTTGTTTGAAAATAATCAAAAAATGCCAAAATGAAACAAAATGAGATATTTCTATATTTTTAAGAATACTACAACATCGCAGTTTAAAAGAAGTATTTTTATTATTTTAGCCCTATGATTAAAATCGCTATTATCGGCTCTGGTAATGTAGCCCAACACCTGATTACTGTTTTCCAAAAAACAGCGACTGTAAAACTGGTACAGGTTTTTGCCCGAAAAAAAGAGACCCTTAGTACTCTTGTTCCGGAAGCCTTAGTTACTTCCGATCTTTCGGGACTAAAAGAAGCTGATTTATACATTATTGCCGTATCTGACGATGCTATTTCTGATATCGCCGCACAACTAAATTTTACCAATAAATTAATAGTCCATACCTCAGGTAGTTCCGGTATGGAAGTTTTAGGTAATCAAAACAGAAAAGGTGTCTTTTATCCGTTACAGACTTTTTCAAAAACCAAGGCAGTCGATTTTAAGACGGTTCCCTTATGTTTAGAATGCGAAAACGAAGCCGACTACCAATTATTAGAAGCGGTTGCTAATGCTATATCCGATAAAGTTTACCGCATCAGTTCCGAACAAAGACAAAGTCTTCATGTAGCAGCTGTATTTTCCTGTAATTTTGTAAACCACCTGTATCAGATAGGTGATGAAATTTGTCGGGAAAACAATATCCCTTTTGAAATCCTTTTTCCGTTAATTCAGGAAACCGCGGATAAAATAAAAACATTGTCTCCGCAAGCCGCTCAAACCGGACCGGCAATCCGTAGAGATCAAAAAACAATCGAAAGACATCTGGCCTTTTTAAAGGATAATCCGGAACGAACAGAAATATATCAACTACTAACAGAATCCATACAAAAAAATAATGACTAAGAGTTACAAAGAATTAATGAACGACATCACTACTTTTATTTTTGATGTCGATGGCGTTTTAACTGATGGTACAATACATGTAACCCAAACCGGAGAAATGCTCCGTCATATGAATATCCGCGATGGTTATGCTATGAAGGCTGCCGTAGAAAACGGCTATACGGTTTGTATTATTTCCGGCGGTAGTAATGAAGGAGTTCGAATCCGACTTCGTAATTTAGGAATAACCGATATTTATCTTGGCGTACCCAACAAAGTAGAAACATTTGACGAGTTTACCGATATTTATAAGATCAACCCGGAGCAAGTACTTTATATGGGGGACGATATTCCGGACTATCACGTTATGAAATTAGTAGGCCTGGCAACCTGTCCGCAGGATGCAGCACCGGAAATCAAAGAAATCTGCAACTATATCTCCCATAAAAACGGAGGTAAAGGTGCTGTTCGCGATGTGATTGAACAGGTTATGAAAGTTCAGGGAAAATGGATGGAACATTTTGATGCTAAATACGATTAAAATCGAAGTACTATAATATGATGCCTTTTTTAAAATTAATTCGCTATCAGAATCTGGTAATGATTGCGCTGATGCAATTGTTATTTCACTATGGTTTTCTAAAACAGCAACCCGGATTAATTCCGGCTTTATCGGATTTTCAATATCTATTATTAATAATAGCCACTATCTGTATTGCAGCCGGTGGTTTTGTAATTAATAATATTATGGATCAGGAAACCGATCGGATTGCAAAACCGAATAATCTGGTTGTAGGGAAATTTATTTCGGAAGCAGCTGCGTACAATATCTATATCGGTTGCAACATTATTGGTGTCGGTATCGGGTTTTACTTGTCCAACTTAATCGGAAAAGCCGGTTTTTCAGCTTTGTTTATCATCATTGCCGCTACATTATATCTGTATGCAACCAGTTTAAAACAAAGCTTACTTATCGGAAATATTATTGTCGCCTTATTGCTTTCCGTTAGCGTTATCATAATCGGTATCTTTGATTTATACCCGATAATTAATGAAACGAATCAGGCACAACTAAGTGTTTTATTTCGTATCCTACTTGATTACGCCGTTTTTGCATTTATGATCAATTTTATCCGAGAGCTTGTCAAAGACATTGAAGATATGGACGGCGATTATAATGCCGGAATGAATACCTTACCTATTGCCATCGGAAAAGCCCGTGCCGCTAAAGTTGCTTTTGCACTGGCATTTATCCCGATTGCAAGTTTGCTTTATTACATCAACCAAAATCTTTTAGGATTACAATTTGTCTTGTTTTATTTACTGCTTTTTGTAATCGGTCCGCTACTCTATTTTCTGATCAAGATTTGGGGAGCGAAAAACAAAGCAGAGTTTCACCATCTAAGTCTTGTCTTAAAACTCGTATTACTATTCGGAATTCTTTCTATTGGAGTGATTACTTTTAATATGCACTATCATGCTTAATACCCTTTTTAAAAATCATAATATCATTCTGGCGTCCGGTTCTCCCCGACGCCAGAATTTCTTTAAAGAACTGGATCTTGAATTTGAAATCCGCTTAAAGGACGTTGAAGAGATTTACCCGGATACTTTACAAGCTGAAGAAATCACGGATTTTCTGGCCGAATTAAAAGCGAATGCCTTTGCAGGTGAATTAAATGACAATGATATTCTGGTGACCAGTGATACAATTGTATGGCATGAAGGTAAAGCTTTAGGAAAACCGAAAGATTATGACGATGCTTTTGAAACTTTGCGATCATTATCCGGTAAAACACACGAAGTCATTACTTCAGTTTGCCTGACAAGTACGACCAAACGAGAGACATTTCACGAGTTTACCAAAGTCACTTTTAACCCGCTACCGGACGAATATATCCGTTATTACCTGGATAACTATTCTCCTTTTGACAAAGCCGGCTCTTACGGTATCCAGGAATGGATCGGATTGGTTGCTATTGCGAAAATTGAAGGTTCCTATAATAATGTTGTCGGACTTCCTGTAGATAAAGTCTTTCAACATTTGCTTATCTTTGTAGGATAAAGCATTTCGATTATGATAAGTAATGAGTATACCGCCCAGATCATCAGTTCAATAATTACGTTACTATTTTTTGCCGTTATCCGCTATCTGGCTACTAAAATTGTAAGACGGTTTACCCAGCTTTCCCATACAATGGAGCGCCGTAGCAATCTGGTGATCAAATATATCAGTATCCTTATCGGTGCTTTAAGTGTCCTTTCCTTAACCGTTATATGGGGTGTAAAAGCAGACGATATTTTATTGGTTATTTCTTCAATGTTTGCCGTGATCGGTGTAGCCATGTTTGCACAATGGTCAATTCTGAGTAATATTACGGCCGGGATAATTCTGTTTTTTTCTTTTCCGTTTAAGATCGGTGATATTATCAAGATACATGACAAGGATTTCCCAATTGAAGCCGAAATTGAAGATATCACTACTTTTCATGCTTTGCTAAAAACAAAAGACGGTGAAAGAATAACGTATCCGAATAACCTTCTACTTCAAAAAGCCATTTCCATTATTACGCATCATATTGATGAAAAAGAATTTATGGACTAATTTTTTTTTAAATTACAAAACACTGAAAAACAGTATTTTATAAATTTTAAAACATTATATTTTTGCTTTCGATCCAAACTATTTTTTTTTGGCACAATACTTGGTTTTAGTTAAACAACCCAAATAAATTGTTTAATTAAAATTCGATTATCATGAAAGCTATAAAAATAGTAATGTTGGGAATCCTGTTATCCGTATCTGCTATGAATGCACAGGTTTCCGTTAATGTAAACATTGGAACACCACCGGCATGGGGTCCTGTAGGTTATACAGATGTCCGTTATTATTATTTACCGGATATTGAAATGTATTACGACATTAATACGGCAATGTTTATTTATTTCAGTGACGGCGGTTGGGTTCGTACAGCCTATTTACCAAGACGATACAGACATTATGATTTATACGGAGCTTATAAGGTTTGCTTACATGATTACGGACCGAATCCTTATCTTTACTATAAATCACACCGAATAAAATATTACAGAGGATATCGAGGTCCCGCTCAGGTTACTTACTATCCGCGACCAAGAGATGTTGACTATCGTGAAGTGAAAGTAAACCATTCTAACCGGGATTACGAATACCGCGACCGAAAAGAGGTTCGAAAATACAACGATTACCGAATGGATTACCGAACTGCAGATAATCAAAATAACGGTAAAAGCTTTGAAAAGGCTGAAGACCGCGGTAACGGAAGAAATTATGATCGTGGTAATGATCGCGGAAACGGAAGAGGTTATGAAAGAGGAAACGATCACGGCGGACGAGGTAACGACAACGGAAACGGCAGAGGTGGCCGACGATAATAAATCTAATAAAATCAAGGGCAAAGACAATTTTAACGTCTTTGCCTTTATTTTTAACAGTTAGGTACACTATATTTGAAAAGCCAACCTTAAAACGAATTATGACAAAAAAATTACCCTTATATTCTATATTATTTTTATTCTTATTTCAATCTACTTTTGCGCAGCAACCTAAAAAACCAACCGCTTCTGAAATTTACAATCAGATTGAAAAATTAAATTTTTTAGGCTCTGCACTTTATATTGCAGCGCATCCGGACGATGAAAATACACGTCTGATTTCATTTCTGGCCAACAATACCAAAGCCCGTACCGGATATTTATCACTTACCCGCGGTG contains:
- a CDS encoding geranylgeranylglycerol-phosphate geranylgeranyltransferase; the encoded protein is MMPFLKLIRYQNLVMIALMQLLFHYGFLKQQPGLIPALSDFQYLLLIIATICIAAGGFVINNIMDQETDRIAKPNNLVVGKFISEAAAYNIYIGCNIIGVGIGFYLSNLIGKAGFSALFIIIAATLYLYATSLKQSLLIGNIIVALLLSVSVIIIGIFDLYPIINETNQAQLSVLFRILLDYAVFAFMINFIRELVKDIEDMDGDYNAGMNTLPIAIGKARAAKVAFALAFIPIASLLYYINQNLLGLQFVLFYLLLFVIGPLLYFLIKIWGAKNKAEFHHLSLVLKLVLLFGILSIGVITFNMHYHA
- a CDS encoding Ig-like domain-containing protein: MNWNFTLKKCFKRLYLLFLAFFFFVHTNSHAQVSYIYANQLLGNNSHVAAPGNAVSVSTTDYATLESYGGIAINLGSYTGRIELGFPSTVPAGTTTYVRIQTDATLLNTLLGGGLGGALANLTGTIALGNHYFEVRAKETGNATPVFTASSINGFANENARLVYGANGFYYIAITPSVAYNSIEIEDYTNTLLLGTINTLRVYSAFHFSGSDICNPAFATSFDGTGGTVDILGVGGAGVSNPNLAIDNSDTTFSQVSQGVLTVAGTISQTMYFQTPSGATDQFHLVLQLDDPSLLNLGVSDGIKIEALSGTSVVYSSGLGSLVNLDLLGLLSSGAKTDVAFSPGQAFDRVRVTISSLVQLNVTKTVKIFDVYRSPAKPTAVTANMAVCGSQSVALSATTASTNELVWFNSLTGASVAVTAYNQTYSPTVTATTTYYVASRQIGCARLSERVPVTITVNALPIASDITISANVNASCAGVALLEPTTSLTGGVFKYYTDQNKTEEITNGFSGHPGLTYVKNNILGTLAISGLNASNTPRNYYIAVEVNGACENAVNTLAAVQVGLGVKTPLTVSAIISGCGFVNLRDAITNFDTSGATTYTFYDSSNNPITATAAANITTSGTYYIEAFNPADACISDRLPVVVTVNPLPTLQVTPATYTVNLGDSVTLQSTSNGTVTWYNQSGTALASNVAGPFTTAGYYTFTAVANNGLCSVSLSVTVNVVDPANCPVFLDRVYADTQTSGSIITGGVMNGTLAIDRNPQTFSTITTGLGLLGIGTTWQNIQWNTTIPSGTPVTVKVGSEYSGLALLGAVSIIGTKRDGLGNPIDIGTLQQLSGTLLNLLPGENNFEYTFVPSNNTGPKAYDGIRIVIGSVLSVAQSARIYEAYYHKVADPVVCQPGDVEDVFYGNIDLGIGALTSTVGVTNAWNAVDNNHATFATMTTGVGVLAASELTVKFRSPSQENDVVKVRISRPSTILNLGLIAGFSIQRYMGNNPVGPLLDGNGSLLTLQLLNGGTEALLISNAQSPVFDRVRIRFGGVASVLNGLQVHSVTREAAVDVVGSGGDRIIEVCYGDVVSIAPIDCTTFNWYDAETGGNLITSGTSYTIPYSLAVGTHVYYLQPVRSGCEVLDRTPITITVRPTSPQTSVTGILINSATNTTICSPTGAVSLTAQLNSTPAVTNPVYYWYSFDGTNQTVISGQSTATLALTGLAPGTYTYYVGVSSDQFCATLPAERRSVTFTILPSSIATDITVSDVQACLVNPAPVTIQPTTTLTNPVFTWYFTNDVTQPITNGTVSGVTYSIAANGTLTISGLTTTNSPYTYYVAVTSETTCQNLPGTLQDVVVRMSDAPTPTTNDTTQDFCVVNNPTVASIQVNETGVIWYNAPTGGTVVTGTTPLVTGTYYGVLVDAVSGCESSVRLAVAVQVNDAPTPTTNDTTQDFCQSTNPTVASIQVNETGVIWYNAPTGGTVVTGTTPLVTGTYYGVLVDATSGCESSVRLAVAVQINDAPTPTTNDTTQDFCQSTNPTVASIQVNETGVIWYNAPTGGTVVASTTPLVTGTYYGVLVDATSGCESSVRLAVAVQVNDAPTPTTNDTTQDFCQSTNPTVASIQVNETGVIWYNAPTGGTVVASTTPLVTGTYYGVLVDATSGCESSVRLAVAVQINDAPTPTTNDTTQDFCQSTNPTVASIQVNETGVIWYNAPTGGTVVTSTTPLVTGTYYGVLVDATSGCESSVRLAVAVQVNDAPTPTTNDTTQDFCQSTNPTVASIQVNETGVIWYNAPTGGTVVASTTPLVTGTYYGVLVDATSGCESSVRLAVAVQVNDAPTPTTNDTTQDFCQSTNPTVASIQVNETGVIWYNAPTGGTVVTSTTPLVTGTYYGVLVDATSGCESSVRLAVAVQINDAPTPTTNDTTQDFCQSTNPTVASIQVNETGVIWYNAPTGGTVVTSTTPLVTGTYYGVLVDPISGCESSVRLAVAVQVNDAPTPTTNDTTQDFCQSTNPTVASIQVNETGVIWYNAPTGGTVVTSTTPLVTGTYYGVLVDATSGCESSVRLAVAVQVNDAPTPTTNDTTQDFCQSTNPTVASIQVNETGVIWYNALTGGTVVTSTTPLVTGTYYGVLVDATSGCESSVRLAVAVQINDAPTPTTNDTTQDFCQSTNPTVASIQVNETGVIWYNAPTGGTVVTSTTPLVTGTYYGVLVDPTSGCESSVRLAVAVQVNDAPTPTTNDTTQDFCQSTNPTVASIQVNETGVIWYNAPTGGTVVTSTTPLVTGTYYGVLVDATSGCESSVRLAVAVQVNDAPTPTTNDTTQDFCQSTNPTVASIQVNETGVIWYNAPTGGTVVTSTTPLVSGTTYYGALVDAASGCESSVRLAVSVQVNDAPTPTTNDTTQDFCKSTNPTVASIQVNETGVIWYNAPTGGTVVSGTTPLVTGTYYGVLVDAASGCESSVRLAVAVQVNDAPTPTTNDTTQDFCQTANPTVASIQVNETGVIWYSTPTGGTAIAASTPLTAGTYYGVLVDPTTGCESSVRLAVTVQFFNGTQATISGGSPTACIQDQVTYTTNTGMSNYVWVVTGGGQIVNGGTATDNTITVLWNQIGANTVNVSYSDANGCSTSNSAAMNLNVINCSDITITKTVDNPTPFIDDNVVFTITVTNTGQAQFQNIIVNEAIPSGYGFVSMVVSNGTYNNNTGIWTIPTLNANGVATLQLTVKVLFSGDYLNTATIASSEPTDVDVDNNTASASVEPKCLVVYNEFTPNEDGANDVFTIKCAEHFPNNTLEVYNRYGNLVYKTRYYQNDWKGISNVNGTFDGTVLPTGTYYYVFDTGDNSSTVKTGWVYIMR
- a CDS encoding KdsC family phosphatase, with product MTKSYKELMNDITTFIFDVDGVLTDGTIHVTQTGEMLRHMNIRDGYAMKAAVENGYTVCIISGGSNEGVRIRLRNLGITDIYLGVPNKVETFDEFTDIYKINPEQVLYMGDDIPDYHVMKLVGLATCPQDAAPEIKEICNYISHKNGGKGAVRDVIEQVMKVQGKWMEHFDAKYD
- a CDS encoding Maf-like protein is translated as MLNTLFKNHNIILASGSPRRQNFFKELDLEFEIRLKDVEEIYPDTLQAEEITDFLAELKANAFAGELNDNDILVTSDTIVWHEGKALGKPKDYDDAFETLRSLSGKTHEVITSVCLTSTTKRETFHEFTKVTFNPLPDEYIRYYLDNYSPFDKAGSYGIQEWIGLVAIAKIEGSYNNVVGLPVDKVFQHLLIFVG
- a CDS encoding Rossmann-like and DUF2520 domain-containing protein; amino-acid sequence: MIKIAIIGSGNVAQHLITVFQKTATVKLVQVFARKKETLSTLVPEALVTSDLSGLKEADLYIIAVSDDAISDIAAQLNFTNKLIVHTSGSSGMEVLGNQNRKGVFYPLQTFSKTKAVDFKTVPLCLECENEADYQLLEAVANAISDKVYRISSEQRQSLHVAAVFSCNFVNHLYQIGDEICRENNIPFEILFPLIQETADKIKTLSPQAAQTGPAIRRDQKTIERHLAFLKDNPERTEIYQLLTESIQKNND
- a CDS encoding mechanosensitive ion channel domain-containing protein encodes the protein MISNEYTAQIISSIITLLFFAVIRYLATKIVRRFTQLSHTMERRSNLVIKYISILIGALSVLSLTVIWGVKADDILLVISSMFAVIGVAMFAQWSILSNITAGIILFFSFPFKIGDIIKIHDKDFPIEAEIEDITTFHALLKTKDGERITYPNNLLLQKAISIITHHIDEKEFMD